TTTTTCTTTTTTATACTATCTCTTTTCAGTTTCATACTATCTTTTTGCACACCAGATTCGCTTGTATAAGTTGCGCCATCTTCTGCACTTGCGCTAGGCCCTGTCCCGGTCCCCACAGTACTCTGTTTTGACGAGCTACTATTTACCCCATTATTTATAATTTTTGCGGTGTCTTTTACTGCGGTATCAAGCGGTGTTGTGCTTGTTTCTATTTCGTCGCTATATCCATCATTATTGTTTTTACAGGAGCTCATTCCCATTAAAATGATAAGAATCAAAATTTTTACTTTATACATAATAACTTGTTTTACAATTTATACTAAGTAACTATTATTCAAATAATTATGTTTTACAGCATTTGTTTTAATTCTTACATAAAACCACACTGGAAATCCTATAAAATTTTAGAATTAAAGCTGTAAGTATGTTCTACTATTTACGTAGTAGCTTTGAAATGAATGTATTGTATTCTTTAAAAGGATTTAAAAATGGAAAAATCAAATCAAAATATAAACGAAGGAAGCATCACTTCTGGTGATAATGTTTCTTTCTGGATTGATTCTACAGATATAATTGCTTTCGAAAAACCAAATCAGGATATTAAAACCGAAGTTCTAATTATTGGAGGCGGTATTGCTGGACTTACAACTGCTTACAAACTTTTAAAAGCAGGGAAAAATGTAGTTTTGGTAGAAGACGGTTTTATAGGAAGCGGAGAAACTGGAAGAACTACAGCACATTTGACTTGTGCTTTGGATGATCGATATTATTATCTTCAGAATACTTTTGGCAAAGAAAATGCAAGACTTGCAGCCGAAAGCCACACTGCCGCGATTGATGAAATCGAAAAAATTATTAGCGAATTAAACATCGACTGTGATTTTGAAAGAGTAAATGGTTATTTATTCGTTCATCCGAATGATAAAGAAAAAAATCTAGACAAAGAATTTGAAGCCACACAAAATGCAGGATTAGAAACTGTTCTTTTAAATCATACGCCTTCACTCGCAGAATCTCAGGATCAAAGATGTTTGGCTTTTAAAAATCAGGCTCAATTTCATATTTTACATTATTTAAAGGGACTTTCTAAAGCTATAATCGAATTAGGCGGAATTATTTATACAGAAGCACACGCCGAAAATATAACCGAAAAAGGCGCAACCGTAAATGGTTTTGATTTTTCCGCCAAATATGTTGTCGTTGCGACCAACACGCCAATAAACGACGTTTTAGCTATGCACACTAAACAGCACGCTTATAGAACCTACGTTATTGGAGGAAAAATTCCAAAAGGCAGTCTTCCGCATGCTTTATGGTGGGACACTGGAGATCCAGAATCTAAATGGGTAGCGCAACCTTACCATTATGTAAGATTGCAAAATTTTAATGATGAGTATGATTTACTGATTATTGGCGGTGAAGATCACAAAACGGGACAAGGAGATGAGGAAGGAATTTCTGAATTTTCACGCTATGAATTATTAGAAATTTGGGGCAAAAAATATTTTCCATTACTAGATGAAATCAGTTATAAATGGTCCGGACAAGTAATGGAACCTTTTGATTCTTTAGGCTTTCTAGGCAGAAATCCAAACGATAAGAATATCTTTATCATTACGGGAGATTCCGGAAACGGAATGACGCATGCCACTATTGGAGCCATGATTATTTCTGATATGATTCAGGGAATTGAAAATAAATGGCAGGATTTATATAGTCCGTCGCGAATTACTTTTAAAGCAATCGGCGATTATATGAAAGAAGCTGGAAATATGGCATCGCAATATCTTGACTGGATTACGGCATCTGATCTTAAAAACACAGCCGATTTAGAACCTGGAGACGGCGGCATTCTTTCTTTCGGTTTGCGAAAAGTGGCCGTTTATCGAGATTACGACAAAACACTCCATGCCTTTTCTGCTGTTTGTCCACATTTGGGA
The Flavobacterium humidisoli DNA segment above includes these coding regions:
- a CDS encoding FAD-dependent oxidoreductase, translating into MEKSNQNINEGSITSGDNVSFWIDSTDIIAFEKPNQDIKTEVLIIGGGIAGLTTAYKLLKAGKNVVLVEDGFIGSGETGRTTAHLTCALDDRYYYLQNTFGKENARLAAESHTAAIDEIEKIISELNIDCDFERVNGYLFVHPNDKEKNLDKEFEATQNAGLETVLLNHTPSLAESQDQRCLAFKNQAQFHILHYLKGLSKAIIELGGIIYTEAHAENITEKGATVNGFDFSAKYVVVATNTPINDVLAMHTKQHAYRTYVIGGKIPKGSLPHALWWDTGDPESKWVAQPYHYVRLQNFNDEYDLLIIGGEDHKTGQGDEEGISEFSRYELLEIWGKKYFPLLDEISYKWSGQVMEPFDSLGFLGRNPNDKNIFIITGDSGNGMTHATIGAMIISDMIQGIENKWQDLYSPSRITFKAIGDYMKEAGNMASQYLDWITASDLKNTADLEPGDGGILSFGLRKVAVYRDYDKTLHAFSAVCPHLGCIVQWNSDEKSFDCPCHGSRFGSDGTVLNGPAESNLSNIKIK